A window of the Streptomyces sp. NBC_01351 genome harbors these coding sequences:
- a CDS encoding DUF5819 family protein — translation MDSYEHESAGGAPEPPPRAPGIAGLSTPYRVVTALALGAVGVAACAHLALVFLHVAPSNTVSKQHAETVDDWIYPEFEQNWKLFAPNPLQQNIAVEVRAQVRTAGGELVTTDWRDLSAEDGAAIRHSLLPSHTEQNELRRAWDFFTGSHDEENKPTGERGELSEEYLRRIAVDRLTPDRSGGEGRRLLRVQLRSATTAVAAPKWSDETTDTQTYYRELPWWTV, via the coding sequence ATGGATTCGTACGAGCACGAGAGCGCCGGAGGGGCCCCCGAGCCGCCCCCGCGGGCGCCCGGGATCGCCGGTCTGTCCACCCCGTACCGGGTCGTCACCGCCCTCGCCCTGGGGGCCGTGGGCGTGGCCGCCTGCGCGCACCTGGCGCTGGTCTTCCTGCACGTCGCCCCGTCCAACACGGTGAGCAAGCAGCACGCGGAGACGGTCGACGACTGGATCTATCCCGAGTTCGAACAGAACTGGAAGCTCTTCGCGCCGAACCCGCTCCAGCAGAACATCGCCGTGGAGGTGCGCGCCCAGGTGCGCACCGCCGGCGGCGAGCTGGTCACGACCGACTGGCGCGACCTGAGCGCCGAGGACGGCGCGGCCATCCGGCACAGCCTGCTGCCGAGCCACACCGAGCAGAACGAGCTCCGCAGGGCCTGGGACTTCTTCACGGGCTCCCACGACGAGGAGAACAAGCCGACCGGGGAGCGCGGCGAGCTGTCCGAGGAGTACCTGCGGCGGATCGCGGTGGACCGGCTGACCCCGGACCGCTCGGGCGGCGAGGGCCGCCGGCTCTTGAGGGTGCAGCTGCGCTCGGCGACGACGGCGGTGGCCGCGCCGAAGTGGAGCGACGAGACCACCGACACCCAGACGTACTACCGGGAGCTGCCGTGGTGGACCGTGTGA
- the paaA gene encoding 1,2-phenylacetyl-CoA epoxidase subunit PaaA has product MVAVTPETDPDMSAQLAAAFDAAVAAEERVEPRDWMPEAYRATLVRQMAQHAHSEIIGMQPEANWITRAPSLRRKAILMAKVQDEAGHGLYLYSAAETLGTSRDELLDMLHAGKQKYSSIFNYPTLTWADVGAIGWLVDGAAITNQVPICRCSYGPYARAMVRICKEESFHQRQGFELLMALSKGTEEQHAMAQDAVDRWWWPSLMMFGPPDDESSHSAQSMAWRIKRHSNDELRQRFVDIAVPQAEALGLTLPDPDLKWNEERGHHDFGAIDWAEFWDVLKGNGPCNEQRLSQRRTAHEEGAWVRDAAAAYAEKQAANAAAGNAENAENDVEARV; this is encoded by the coding sequence ATGGTGGCAGTGACCCCGGAGACAGATCCGGACATGAGCGCACAGCTCGCAGCGGCGTTCGACGCGGCCGTGGCGGCGGAGGAGCGCGTGGAACCGCGCGACTGGATGCCGGAGGCGTACCGGGCGACGCTGGTCCGCCAGATGGCCCAGCACGCCCACTCCGAGATCATCGGCATGCAGCCGGAGGCGAACTGGATCACCCGCGCCCCCTCGCTGCGCCGCAAGGCCATCCTGATGGCCAAGGTCCAGGACGAAGCGGGCCACGGGCTGTACCTCTACAGCGCGGCCGAGACCCTCGGCACCAGCCGCGACGAGCTGCTCGACATGCTCCACGCGGGCAAGCAGAAGTACTCCTCGATCTTCAACTACCCCACCCTGACCTGGGCGGACGTCGGCGCGATCGGCTGGCTCGTGGACGGCGCGGCGATCACCAACCAGGTGCCGATCTGCCGCTGCTCCTACGGGCCCTACGCCCGCGCCATGGTCCGGATCTGCAAGGAGGAGTCCTTCCACCAGCGCCAGGGCTTCGAGCTCCTCATGGCCCTCTCCAAGGGCACCGAGGAACAGCACGCGATGGCGCAGGACGCGGTGGACCGCTGGTGGTGGCCCTCCCTGATGATGTTCGGCCCCCCGGACGACGAGTCCTCGCACTCGGCGCAGTCGATGGCCTGGCGGATCAAGCGGCACTCCAACGACGAGCTGCGCCAGCGGTTCGTGGACATCGCCGTCCCGCAGGCCGAGGCCCTGGGCCTGACCCTGCCCGACCCGGACCTCAAGTGGAACGAGGAGCGTGGCCACCACGACTTCGGCGCCATCGACTGGGCCGAGTTCTGGGACGTCCTCAAGGGCAACGGCCCGTGCAACGAGCAGCGGCTCAGCCAGCGGCGCACGGCCCACGAGGAAGGCGCCTGGGTGCGCGACGCGGCCGCGGCGTACGCGGAGAAGCAAGCGGCGAACGCCGCCGCAGGGAACGCAGAGAACGCAGAGAACGACGTGGAGGCACGGGTATGA
- a CDS encoding sensor histidine kinase, translated as MANARAGWDWLKGPEPWTRRMLAGDAAIAAVTGVLGLGIEELDRGSGLRMAAAVVVVVVLTLLRRRLPGTTLVVGSALGALLPGAFLITVVLGWSAGRRIVGVSRALIAFTLAFVMAVGLSVWDQWSQMRPLLVLVFSTLMFLVITLMPGLASRYWSQRRTLLRALQERNGQLLRERAMVAGQARLRERQRIAQDMHDSLGHQLALISVHTGALEVDPKLTDRQREAVGVLRQASVAAMHELREVVGILRDGVEAPLPVEEAAQPAARGVAGIAGVVEAARGAGTDVTLTRSGQPRPLVAACDHAAYRIVQEALTNAYKHAPGAPITVDLRYEDDSLVVEIANGPAAGPGAGEVVSGGQGLTGLRERARLVGGMVHAGATEGGGFRVAGVLPYGAEPAGVVEVADDFGQQAQARGLWGGKGPRGSKGPGSVPPMDWDAVDRELAVRVRSRSGGVAMGCGIAVAALVLLVIVVGVGVAFVVGSVNDSMIDRAEFDAVLVGESEQAVRGRLPEGGNLITQGMDRKGPLRPEGASCLVLLSAEPQEELTTDTVFRFCFKDGKLVDKQVYEVKQ; from the coding sequence ATGGCGAACGCGCGGGCGGGCTGGGACTGGTTGAAGGGGCCCGAGCCCTGGACGCGGCGGATGCTGGCGGGGGACGCGGCCATTGCCGCCGTGACGGGTGTGCTCGGCCTGGGGATCGAGGAGCTCGACAGGGGGTCCGGGCTGCGGATGGCGGCGGCCGTGGTGGTCGTGGTGGTGCTGACGCTGCTGCGCCGGCGGTTGCCGGGGACCACGCTCGTGGTGGGCTCGGCGCTGGGGGCCCTGTTGCCCGGGGCGTTCCTGATCACGGTGGTGCTGGGCTGGTCGGCCGGGCGCCGGATCGTCGGGGTGAGCCGTGCGCTGATCGCGTTCACGCTGGCGTTCGTCATGGCGGTGGGCCTGAGCGTGTGGGACCAGTGGTCGCAGATGCGGCCGTTGCTGGTGCTCGTGTTCTCCACGCTGATGTTCCTGGTGATCACGCTGATGCCGGGGTTGGCGAGCCGGTACTGGTCCCAGCGCCGGACCTTGCTGCGCGCGCTGCAGGAGCGCAACGGGCAACTGCTGCGCGAGCGCGCCATGGTCGCCGGGCAGGCGCGGCTGCGGGAGCGGCAGCGGATCGCGCAGGACATGCACGACAGCCTGGGTCACCAGCTGGCGCTGATCTCCGTGCACACGGGTGCGCTGGAGGTGGATCCGAAGCTGACCGACCGCCAGCGCGAGGCGGTGGGGGTGCTGCGGCAGGCCTCGGTGGCGGCGATGCACGAGCTGCGCGAGGTCGTCGGGATCCTGCGGGACGGGGTGGAGGCGCCGCTTCCCGTGGAGGAGGCGGCCCAGCCGGCGGCGCGCGGGGTGGCCGGGATCGCGGGGGTCGTGGAGGCGGCCCGGGGCGCGGGTACCGACGTGACGCTGACCAGGTCGGGGCAGCCGAGGCCACTGGTCGCGGCCTGCGACCACGCGGCGTACCGGATCGTGCAGGAGGCGCTGACCAACGCGTACAAGCACGCTCCGGGTGCGCCGATCACGGTGGATTTGCGGTACGAGGACGATTCGCTGGTGGTGGAGATCGCCAACGGGCCGGCGGCCGGGCCGGGGGCCGGTGAGGTGGTGTCGGGCGGCCAGGGGCTGACGGGGCTGCGCGAACGGGCGCGGCTGGTCGGCGGGATGGTGCACGCGGGTGCGACCGAGGGCGGCGGGTTCCGGGTGGCCGGGGTGCTGCCTTACGGGGCGGAGCCGGCCGGTGTCGTGGAGGTGGCCGACGACTTCGGGCAGCAGGCTCAGGCGCGGGGGCTGTGGGGCGGGAAGGGCCCGAGGGGTTCGAAGGGGCCCGGGAGCGTGCCGCCGATGGACTGGGACGCGGTGGACCGGGAGTTGGCCGTGCGGGTGCGCAGTCGCTCCGGGGGTGTGGCCATGGGCTGTGGGATCGCCGTCGCGGCGCTGGTGCTGCTGGTGATCGTGGTGGGCGTCGGGGTGGCGTTCGTGGTGGGGTCGGTGAACGACTCGATGATCGACCGGGCCGAGTTCGACGCGGTGCTGGTGGGTGAGTCCGAGCAGGCCGTGCGGGGCCGGCTGCCCGAGGGGGGCAACCTGATCACGCAGGGGATGGACCGGAAGGGGCCGCTGCGGCCGGAGGGTGCGAGCTGTCTGGTGCTGCTGTCGGCGGAGCCGCAGGAGGAGTTGACCACCGACACCGTTTTCCGGTTCTGCTTCAAGGACGGCAAGCTCGTGGACAAGCAGGTCTACGAGGTCAAGCAGTAG
- a CDS encoding acyl-CoA dehydrogenase family protein, which translates to MDFTFTEEQQAAVEAAKAVFADVAADGVPSPALTPGAVADDFDRPLWAKLAASDLLSLVLAEEHGGAGLDTIALCLVLREAAKVLARVPLLEHCATAMAVQAHGSPELAAALLPGAGRGTIVLTAAAHGRSGHDPAELSVTARRDGTEWILDGTQTAVPWAQSADWIAVPAHTGEGEAVLAFVARTACGLTLADQVSTSGERLAELSLDGVRVATTHLIDTPDAWERLRQLLATGTCALALGLGEGVLSMTSQYTSKREQFGFPVATFQAVAVQAADRYIDLRAMEVTLWQAAWRLDAATAGAGGPLPSSGDVAVAKIWASEGVRRVVQTAQHLHGGFGADTDYPLHRYHAWAKQLELQLGPAAAHEEALGDLLAAHPLA; encoded by the coding sequence GTGGACTTCACCTTCACCGAGGAGCAGCAGGCGGCCGTCGAAGCGGCGAAGGCCGTGTTCGCGGACGTCGCGGCCGACGGCGTGCCCAGCCCCGCGCTCACCCCCGGGGCCGTCGCCGACGACTTCGACCGGCCGCTGTGGGCCAAGCTGGCCGCATCCGACCTGCTGAGCCTGGTACTCGCCGAGGAACACGGCGGCGCCGGCCTGGACACCATCGCCCTGTGCCTGGTGCTGCGCGAGGCCGCGAAGGTACTGGCCCGGGTGCCACTGCTGGAGCACTGCGCCACCGCCATGGCCGTCCAGGCCCACGGCAGCCCCGAACTGGCCGCCGCCCTGCTGCCCGGCGCCGGGCGCGGCACCATCGTCCTGACCGCCGCCGCGCACGGCCGCTCCGGCCACGACCCGGCCGAACTCTCGGTCACCGCCCGCCGGGACGGTACCGAGTGGATCCTGGACGGCACCCAGACCGCCGTGCCCTGGGCGCAGAGCGCCGACTGGATCGCCGTACCGGCCCACACCGGGGAAGGCGAAGCCGTCCTCGCGTTCGTCGCGCGCACCGCCTGCGGCCTCACGCTCGCCGACCAGGTCTCCACCAGCGGGGAGCGGCTCGCCGAACTCTCCCTGGACGGCGTACGGGTGGCCACGACCCACCTCATCGACACCCCGGACGCCTGGGAGCGGCTGCGCCAGCTCCTCGCCACCGGAACCTGCGCCCTGGCCCTGGGCCTTGGCGAAGGCGTCCTGTCGATGACCAGCCAATACACCAGCAAGCGCGAGCAGTTCGGCTTCCCGGTGGCCACCTTCCAGGCCGTCGCCGTCCAGGCCGCGGACCGCTACATCGACCTGCGCGCCATGGAGGTCACCCTCTGGCAGGCCGCGTGGCGGCTCGACGCGGCGACCGCGGGCGCGGGCGGCCCGCTGCCGAGCTCCGGTGACGTCGCGGTCGCCAAGATCTGGGCCTCGGAGGGCGTACGCAGGGTCGTACAGACCGCCCAGCACCTCCACGGCGGCTTCGGCGCCGACACCGACTACCCGCTGCACCGCTACCACGCCTGGGCCAAGCAGCTGGAACTCCAGCTCGGCCCGGCCGCGGCGCACGAGGAGGCCCTGGGCGACCTCCTGGCCGCCCATCCCCTCGCCTGA
- a CDS encoding J domain-containing protein yields the protein MSEQQTDETADERPEARLERAVRAAEQALIEFEIAVETFRVEVENFSRLHHQKLGPMYTRLDELDALIAEAKAARTGDPEDLRRARDARSLVMPMPGVDELFHDWMGSDGISDDAGAMLTDQAVRPPERVRPSEEVRRLYRELVRQAHPDLAQDEAERERRDAFIVRVNAAYGRGEEKLLRELAEEWAAGPAVAPAAPSESEELYARLEWLSQRKELLAVVARELEESAIGSMLRMAPDDPDRLLEEIAEQLLAQVSEREAELAVALAAE from the coding sequence GTGAGCGAGCAGCAGACTGACGAGACCGCCGACGAGCGGCCCGAGGCGCGGCTGGAGCGTGCCGTTCGGGCCGCCGAGCAGGCGCTGATCGAGTTCGAGATCGCGGTGGAGACCTTCCGGGTGGAGGTGGAGAACTTCTCCCGCCTGCACCACCAGAAGCTCGGCCCGATGTACACGCGGCTCGACGAGCTGGACGCGCTGATCGCCGAGGCGAAGGCGGCCCGTACCGGGGATCCCGAGGATCTGCGGCGGGCGCGGGACGCGCGTTCGCTGGTCATGCCGATGCCCGGGGTGGACGAGCTGTTCCACGACTGGATGGGTTCGGACGGGATCTCCGACGACGCGGGCGCGATGCTCACCGACCAGGCGGTGCGGCCGCCGGAGCGGGTGCGGCCGTCGGAGGAGGTGCGACGGCTCTACCGCGAGCTGGTCCGCCAGGCGCATCCGGACCTCGCGCAGGACGAGGCCGAGCGGGAGCGGCGTGACGCGTTCATCGTGCGGGTCAACGCGGCGTACGGGCGGGGCGAGGAGAAGCTGCTGCGCGAGCTGGCCGAGGAGTGGGCGGCCGGGCCCGCGGTGGCGCCGGCGGCGCCCAGCGAGAGCGAGGAGCTGTACGCGCGGCTGGAGTGGCTCTCGCAGCGCAAGGAGCTGCTGGCGGTCGTGGCCAGGGAGCTGGAAGAGAGTGCGATCGGGTCCATGCTGAGGATGGCCCCGGACGACCCGGACCGGCTGCTGGAGGAGATCGCGGAGCAGCTGCTCGCGCAGGTCTCCGAGCGGGAAGCGGAACTGGCCGTGGCGCTCGCCGCCGAGTGA
- a CDS encoding 2Fe-2S iron-sulfur cluster-binding protein → MAAPRHGAFHPLTVAAVDRLTDDSVALTLRVPEELREDYRHAPGQHLTLRRTAPEGAAEIRRTYSICSPAPMPQGPGPELLRVGVRLVEGGEFSTFAHKEILAGDVLDVMVPAGRFVLEAAAAPAAGRYAAIVGGSGITPVLSIAATLLAARPDARFCLVRSDRTAASTMFLEEVADLKDRYPARFQLVTVLSREEQEAGLPSGRLDEERLTGLLPALLPVAEVDGWFLCGPYGLVQGAERALAALGVVRTRVHEEIFHVEDTAAPVRKAASTAASHVRVTARLDGRSGTWPVQDGESLLDAVLRNRADAPYACKGGVCGTCRAFVVSGEVTMERNFALESEETEAGFVLACQSHAVTEEVEIDFDR, encoded by the coding sequence ATGGCCGCCCCCCGCCACGGCGCGTTCCACCCGCTGACGGTGGCGGCAGTCGACCGGCTCACCGACGACTCGGTGGCCCTGACCCTGCGGGTCCCCGAGGAACTGCGCGAGGACTACCGGCATGCCCCCGGCCAGCACCTGACCCTGCGCCGCACCGCCCCCGAGGGAGCAGCGGAGATCCGGCGCACCTACTCGATCTGCTCCCCCGCCCCGATGCCGCAGGGCCCGGGCCCGGAGCTGCTGCGGGTCGGGGTGCGGCTGGTGGAGGGCGGCGAGTTCTCCACGTTCGCCCACAAGGAGATCCTCGCCGGGGACGTGCTGGACGTCATGGTCCCGGCCGGGCGCTTCGTGCTGGAGGCGGCCGCCGCCCCGGCCGCGGGGCGCTACGCGGCGATCGTCGGCGGCAGCGGCATCACCCCGGTGCTGTCGATCGCGGCGACCCTCCTCGCCGCCCGGCCCGACGCCCGCTTCTGCCTGGTCCGCAGCGACCGCACGGCGGCATCGACGATGTTCCTGGAGGAGGTCGCCGACCTCAAGGACCGCTACCCGGCCCGCTTCCAGCTGGTGACGGTCCTCTCCCGCGAGGAGCAGGAGGCCGGGCTGCCTTCCGGCCGGCTGGACGAGGAGCGCCTGACGGGCCTGCTGCCCGCGCTGCTGCCGGTGGCGGAGGTGGACGGCTGGTTCCTGTGCGGCCCCTACGGGCTGGTGCAGGGCGCGGAGCGGGCCCTCGCCGCGCTGGGGGTCGTCCGGACCCGGGTGCACGAGGAGATCTTCCACGTCGAGGACACCGCCGCCCCCGTCCGCAAGGCGGCTTCGACGGCCGCCTCCCACGTGCGGGTCACCGCCCGCCTCGACGGCCGCTCCGGCACCTGGCCGGTCCAGGACGGCGAGTCCCTGCTGGACGCGGTGCTCCGCAACCGCGCGGACGCCCCGTACGCCTGCAAGGGCGGGGTCTGCGGCACCTGCCGGGCGTTCGTGGTGTCGGGCGAGGTCACGATGGAGCGGAACTTCGCGCTGGAGTCCGAGGAGACGGAGGCCGGTTTCGTGCTGGCCTGCCAGTCGCACGCCGTGACGGAGGAAGTGGAGATCGACTTCGACCGCTGA
- a CDS encoding DUF2252 domain-containing protein — protein sequence MAAVAGQRIPVVAGFAPRVAAGSPKGEGRALRGRVPRAAHAAFVAPAGRPDAVRAVEESNAGRVAELAPIRVGRMAATPFAFLRGAAGLMAHDLSGGAVTGIGAQLCGDAHAANFGLYGDVRGRLVIDLNDFDETVFGPWEWDVKRLATSLVLAGRVAGADEDTCRAAALDAVGAYRRTMRLLARLPAMDAWNAIADEELVSHTDARDLLGTLERVSQKARNNTSARFAARSTVAAPDGGRRFVDALPVLRRVGDGEAAAVAASLGPYLQTLQGDRVPLLARYAIHDVAFRVVGTGSVGTRSYVVLLLDHRGEPLVLQVKEARPSVLLPHLPAGFETAPVEHEGRRVVAGQKRMQVVSDIMLGWTTVDGRPFQVRQFRNRKGSVDPAALAVDQIDDYGRMTGALLARAHAHSADPRLLAGYCGKSDELDVAMAAFAVAYADRTEADHADLVAAVRCGRIAAEMGV from the coding sequence ATGGCGGCGGTTGCGGGGCAGCGGATACCGGTGGTGGCGGGCTTCGCACCGAGGGTGGCGGCGGGCTCGCCCAAGGGTGAGGGCCGGGCGCTGCGCGGCCGGGTGCCGCGGGCGGCGCACGCCGCCTTCGTGGCGCCGGCCGGGCGGCCGGACGCCGTGCGGGCGGTGGAGGAGTCCAACGCGGGTCGGGTCGCGGAGCTGGCACCGATACGGGTGGGCCGGATGGCCGCGACCCCCTTCGCGTTCCTGCGGGGGGCGGCGGGGCTGATGGCGCACGACCTGTCCGGCGGTGCGGTGACCGGTATCGGCGCGCAGCTGTGCGGGGACGCGCACGCGGCGAACTTCGGGCTGTACGGGGACGTGCGCGGGCGGCTCGTCATCGACCTGAACGACTTCGACGAGACGGTGTTCGGTCCGTGGGAGTGGGACGTGAAGCGGCTGGCGACCTCGCTGGTGCTGGCCGGTCGGGTGGCCGGTGCGGACGAGGACACCTGCCGGGCGGCCGCGCTGGACGCGGTGGGCGCGTACCGGCGGACGATGCGGCTGCTGGCCAGGCTGCCGGCGATGGACGCGTGGAACGCCATCGCGGACGAGGAGCTGGTCTCGCACACCGATGCCCGTGATCTGCTGGGCACGCTGGAGCGGGTCTCGCAGAAGGCCCGGAACAACACCTCGGCCCGGTTCGCGGCGAGGTCGACCGTGGCCGCGCCGGACGGCGGGCGCCGGTTCGTCGACGCGCTGCCGGTGTTGCGGCGGGTCGGGGACGGGGAGGCGGCGGCCGTGGCGGCCTCGCTGGGCCCGTACCTGCAGACCCTCCAGGGGGACCGGGTGCCGCTGCTGGCCCGGTACGCGATCCACGACGTGGCCTTCCGGGTGGTGGGGACCGGGAGCGTGGGTACCCGCTCGTACGTGGTGCTGCTGCTGGACCACCGGGGCGAGCCGCTGGTGCTCCAGGTGAAGGAGGCGCGGCCCTCGGTGCTGCTGCCGCACCTGCCGGCCGGCTTCGAGACGGCGCCGGTGGAGCACGAGGGGCGTCGGGTGGTGGCCGGGCAGAAGCGGATGCAGGTGGTGTCGGACATCATGCTGGGCTGGACCACGGTGGACGGCCGGCCGTTCCAGGTGCGGCAGTTCCGCAACCGCAAGGGGAGCGTGGATCCGGCGGCGCTGGCCGTCGACCAGATCGACGACTACGGCCGGATGACCGGGGCCCTGCTGGCCCGGGCGCACGCGCACAGCGCCGATCCGCGGCTGCTGGCCGGGTACTGCGGCAAGAGCGACGAGCTGGACGTGGCGATGGCCGCCTTCGCGGTGGCCTACGCGGACCGTACGGAGGCCGACCACGCGGATCTGGTGGCGGCGGTGCGGTGCGGGCGGATCGCGGCGGAGATGGGCGTCTGA
- the paaB gene encoding 1,2-phenylacetyl-CoA epoxidase subunit PaaB: MTQNWPLWEVFVRSRRGLSHTHAGSLHAPDAEMALRNARDLYTRRGEGISIWVVPSTEITASSPDERDPFFAPSADKPYRHPTFYDIPEGVSHL; encoded by the coding sequence ATGACGCAGAACTGGCCCCTGTGGGAGGTGTTCGTGCGCTCGCGGCGAGGCCTCTCGCACACGCACGCGGGAAGCCTGCACGCCCCCGACGCGGAAATGGCCCTGCGCAACGCCCGCGACCTGTACACCCGGCGCGGCGAGGGCATCTCCATCTGGGTCGTGCCCTCCACGGAGATCACGGCCTCCTCGCCGGACGAGCGCGACCCCTTCTTCGCCCCGTCCGCCGACAAGCCGTACCGCCACCCCACCTTCTACGACATCCCGGAGGGGGTGAGCCACCTGTGA
- the paaD gene encoding 1,2-phenylacetyl-CoA epoxidase subunit PaaD, giving the protein MVTTAAGTTRLEAELAELAGSVPDPELPVLTLGELGVVRGVRMHEDGHAEVTLTPTYTGCPAIEAMSADIERALTGHGIPEVRVTTVLSPAWSTDDISAEGRRKLAEFGIAPPRPHAAGGPVPLTLSVRCPNCGSTDTELLSRFSSTACKALRRCVACREPFDHFKEL; this is encoded by the coding sequence ATGGTGACCACCGCCGCCGGAACGACCCGGCTGGAGGCGGAGCTGGCCGAGCTGGCCGGATCCGTGCCCGACCCCGAACTGCCCGTGCTCACCCTCGGGGAGCTCGGCGTGGTGCGCGGGGTGCGGATGCACGAGGACGGCCACGCCGAGGTCACCCTCACCCCCACCTACACCGGCTGCCCGGCCATCGAGGCCATGTCCGCCGACATCGAGCGGGCCCTGACCGGCCACGGCATACCCGAGGTGCGGGTCACCACGGTGCTGTCCCCCGCCTGGTCCACGGACGACATCAGCGCCGAGGGCCGCCGCAAGCTCGCCGAGTTCGGCATCGCCCCGCCCCGGCCGCACGCCGCCGGCGGGCCGGTCCCGCTCACCCTGTCCGTCCGCTGCCCGAACTGCGGATCGACCGACACCGAACTGCTCAGCCGGTTCTCCTCCACCGCGTGCAAGGCGCTGCGCCGCTGCGTCGCCTGCCGCGAACCGTTCGACCACTTCAAGGAGCTCTAG
- a CDS encoding rhodanese-like domain-containing protein translates to MNFGPLPSVDAAAVPSEGFVLDVREDDEWAAGHVEGALHIPMSDFVARFGELTEAVEDGRRVHVMCRVGGRSAQVTQYLVRQEIDAVNIDGGMQAWERAGRPMVTESGNPAFVL, encoded by the coding sequence ATGAACTTCGGACCGCTTCCCTCGGTGGACGCCGCCGCGGTGCCCTCCGAAGGCTTTGTCCTGGACGTCCGTGAGGACGACGAATGGGCGGCTGGGCATGTCGAGGGTGCGCTGCACATCCCGATGAGCGACTTCGTGGCCCGCTTCGGCGAGCTGACGGAGGCCGTCGAGGACGGCCGCCGGGTGCACGTGATGTGCCGGGTGGGCGGGCGTTCCGCGCAGGTCACCCAGTACCTGGTGCGCCAGGAGATCGACGCCGTGAACATCGACGGCGGGATGCAGGCCTGGGAGCGTGCCGGGCGCCCGATGGTGACGGAGAGCGGGAACCCGGCCTTCGTGCTGTAG
- a CDS encoding response regulator transcription factor, translating into MTAEVIRVVIADDEPLIRAGIRMILTSAPDIEVVAEAANGREAVELARSHAPDVVLLDIQMPVMDGLTALGELGRAVPQVRALILTTFGEKENVLRALGQGGAGFLLKDSAPGELIGAVRAAAAGDAYLSPAATRHVVDQLASGKAAVRGEEARRQVAELSERERGVLALLGEGLSNADAGRRLHMSEATVKTYVSRILAKLGCENRVQAALLARDAGL; encoded by the coding sequence GTGACAGCCGAAGTGATCAGAGTGGTGATCGCCGACGACGAGCCGCTGATCCGGGCCGGGATCAGGATGATCCTGACCTCGGCTCCGGACATCGAGGTCGTCGCGGAGGCGGCGAACGGCCGGGAGGCGGTGGAGCTGGCCCGTTCGCACGCGCCGGACGTGGTGCTGCTGGACATCCAGATGCCGGTGATGGACGGGCTGACGGCGCTGGGGGAGTTGGGGCGGGCCGTGCCGCAGGTGCGTGCGCTGATCCTGACCACCTTCGGGGAGAAGGAGAACGTGCTGCGGGCGCTGGGCCAGGGCGGCGCGGGGTTCCTGCTGAAGGACTCGGCGCCGGGCGAGCTGATCGGCGCGGTGCGGGCGGCCGCGGCGGGGGACGCGTACCTTTCGCCGGCGGCGACCCGGCACGTGGTGGACCAGCTTGCGTCCGGGAAGGCGGCCGTGCGCGGCGAGGAGGCCCGGCGTCAGGTGGCGGAGCTGAGCGAACGGGAGCGCGGGGTGCTGGCGCTGCTGGGGGAGGGCCTGTCGAACGCGGACGCGGGCCGGCGGCTGCACATGAGCGAGGCGACCGTGAAGACGTACGTGAGCCGGATCCTGGCGAAGCTGGGCTGCGAGAACCGGGTGCAGGCGGCACTGCTGGCCAGGGATGCCGGGCTGTAG
- the paaC gene encoding 1,2-phenylacetyl-CoA epoxidase subunit PaaC — translation MTGTDAHTDAHTVSISAALPLGDDALILSHRLGEWAGHAPVLEEEVALANIALDLLGQARILLSMAGDEDELAFLREERSFRNLQLVEQPNGDFAHTIARQLFFSFYQHELYGDLARGDGPFAPLAAKAVKETAYHRDHAEQWTLRLGDGTQESRSRMLAALAALWKFTGEMFQPVAGLDDVDWAALEQRWLAAVGGVLERAGLALPEGPRAGAWAAGAGRQGLHTESFGRMLAEMQHLHRSHPGASW, via the coding sequence GTGACCGGCACCGACGCCCACACCGACGCCCACACCGTCAGCATCTCGGCCGCCCTCCCCCTCGGCGACGACGCGCTGATCCTGTCCCACCGCCTCGGCGAATGGGCTGGGCACGCCCCCGTCCTGGAGGAGGAGGTCGCCCTCGCGAACATCGCCCTCGACCTGCTCGGCCAGGCCCGCATCCTGCTGTCCATGGCGGGCGACGAGGACGAGCTGGCGTTCCTGCGCGAGGAGCGCTCCTTCCGCAACCTCCAGCTGGTCGAGCAGCCCAACGGCGACTTCGCCCACACCATCGCCCGCCAGCTCTTCTTCTCCTTCTACCAGCACGAGCTGTACGGCGACCTGGCGCGCGGCGACGGCCCGTTCGCACCCCTGGCGGCCAAGGCCGTCAAGGAGACCGCGTACCACCGCGACCACGCCGAGCAGTGGACCCTGCGCCTCGGCGACGGCACGCAGGAGAGCCGCTCCCGCATGCTGGCCGCGCTGGCCGCGCTGTGGAAGTTCACCGGGGAGATGTTCCAGCCGGTGGCCGGGCTCGACGACGTCGACTGGGCCGCCCTGGAACAGCGCTGGCTGGCCGCGGTGGGCGGCGTACTCGAGCGGGCCGGGCTCGCCCTGCCCGAAGGGCCCCGCGCCGGGGCCTGGGCCGCCGGCGCCGGCCGCCAGGGCCTGCACACCGAGTCCTTCGGCCGGATGCTCGCCGAGATGCAGCACCTGCACCGCAGCCACCCGGGGGCGTCATGGTGA